A portion of the Streptomyces sp. YPW6 genome contains these proteins:
- a CDS encoding type II toxin-antitoxin system PemK/MazF family toxin: MNTFWWVALVAVVLLALVAAVVDGRGRSDRGPRSRRPGRRPAGSSRPPSRPSRPSRPSRPDGRGPRAGEVWWADVPYEDGPGSKDRPCLVISVRGRGAGRTAVVAKITSKHHEERPGVIALPAGTVGDRQGRRSFLETDELREVRVDAFRRRVGAVDPGLWERVRKLGAG; encoded by the coding sequence ATGAACACGTTCTGGTGGGTGGCGCTGGTCGCCGTGGTTCTGCTCGCGCTCGTCGCCGCGGTGGTGGACGGCCGGGGCCGGTCGGACCGGGGGCCCCGGTCCCGGCGGCCGGGACGGCGGCCGGCGGGGTCGTCCCGGCCGCCGTCCCGGCCGTCCCGTCCCTCGCGTCCTTCGCGGCCGGATGGGCGGGGGCCGCGGGCGGGCGAGGTGTGGTGGGCCGATGTGCCGTACGAGGACGGGCCCGGGTCGAAGGACCGGCCGTGTCTGGTGATCTCGGTACGGGGGCGGGGCGCGGGGCGTACGGCGGTGGTCGCGAAGATCACCAGCAAGCACCACGAGGAGCGGCCCGGGGTGATCGCGTTGCCGGCCGGGACGGTCGGGGACCGGCAGGGGCGGCGGAGCTTCCTGGAGACGGACGAGCTGCGCGAGGTGCGGGTCGACGCGTTCCGGCGGAGGGTGGGGGCGGTCGATCCCGGGCTGTGGGAGCGCGTACGGAAGCTGGGGGCGGGGTGA